One stretch of Deltaproteobacteria bacterium DNA includes these proteins:
- a CDS encoding cupin domain-containing protein, translated as MAQDFVGTKRWIRPASPYETYMDEQNLPIHRGTVGFNDIRDLTLAPWKRMGAQGAFIELNGCGGLQGMYVIEVPSAGVITAEKHMYEEIFYVLEGRGTTEIWSDDASKKQTFEWQQGSLFSPPLNTWHRIVNATSSPALLLGVTNAPPIFYLYRSQDSLFNNPYQFKDRYDGSADYFKAQSELGKDPRHGRARNYGNIIPDVDRVELPLDGQRGVGHRTFFWNLSGNSFQGFIAQYAPGRYSRCHNHEAGPVLLCVGGKGYTITWPGSAGTTPWKDGKGDLVQRQDYKHGGIVSAAPGDSGWFHGHFGASKEPLRVLAFLGGFPRRVMGVPGVDWRGLNLDIKEGGSTIEYRDEDPYIRKMFQEQLAKEGAGFNMPEEAYR; from the coding sequence ATGGCGCAAGATTTCGTCGGTACCAAACGCTGGATCCGGCCGGCGAGTCCGTATGAAACTTACATGGACGAGCAAAATCTGCCGATCCATCGCGGCACGGTGGGATTTAATGACATCCGCGACCTGACTTTGGCACCGTGGAAGCGCATGGGCGCGCAGGGTGCGTTCATCGAGCTCAACGGCTGCGGCGGGCTTCAGGGGATGTACGTCATCGAAGTGCCGAGCGCCGGCGTGATCACTGCGGAAAAGCACATGTACGAAGAAATCTTCTACGTGCTTGAGGGACGCGGCACGACGGAGATCTGGAGCGACGATGCGAGTAAGAAGCAAACCTTCGAATGGCAGCAGGGAAGTTTATTCTCGCCGCCGCTGAACACCTGGCACCGCATCGTCAACGCCACTTCCAGCCCGGCGTTGCTGCTCGGCGTCACCAATGCGCCGCCGATTTTTTACCTTTACCGCAGCCAAGATTCGCTGTTCAACAATCCGTACCAGTTCAAAGATCGTTACGATGGCAGCGCCGATTATTTCAAAGCGCAATCTGAACTGGGCAAAGATCCGCGCCACGGCCGCGCGCGTAACTACGGAAATATTATCCCGGACGTGGACCGCGTAGAATTGCCATTGGATGGCCAGCGCGGCGTCGGCCATCGAACTTTTTTTTGGAACTTGTCCGGCAATAGTTTTCAGGGATTCATCGCGCAGTACGCGCCAGGCCGCTATTCGCGCTGTCACAACCATGAAGCGGGCCCAGTGTTGTTGTGCGTCGGCGGCAAAGGCTACACGATCACATGGCCAGGCAGTGCTGGAACGACGCCGTGGAAGGACGGCAAGGGCGATTTGGTCCAGCGCCAAGACTACAAACACGGCGGCATCGTCAGCGCCGCCCCCGGCGACTCAGGCTGGTTCCACGGCCACTTTGGCGCGTCGAAGGAACCGCTACGCGTGCTCGCTTTTCTCGGCGGTTTTCCACGGCGAGTCATGGGCGTGCCCGGAGTCGATTGGCGCGGCTTGAACCTCGACATCAAAGAAGGCGGCAGCACCATCGAGTACCGCGACGAGGACCCGTACATCCGCAAGATGTTTCAAGAGCAGTTGGCGAAGGAAGGGGCGGGATTCAATATGCCGGAGGAAGCGTATCGGTGA
- a CDS encoding DUF433 domain-containing protein yields the protein MSNDNLLARITVDPEICHGKPCIRGLRYPVETILEYLAGGDTIDDLLKEFPDLEREDILACHEFARRMLAAKSIHLPLT from the coding sequence ATGTCCAATGACAACCTACTTGCCCGCATCACTGTGGATCCGGAGATCTGTCATGGTAAGCCGTGTATTCGCGGCTTGCGCTATCCGGTTGAGACGATTCTCGAATATCTCGCCGGCGGTGACACGATCGATGACTTGCTGAAGGAGTTTCCGGACCTGGAACGCGAAGATATTCTTGCTTGTCATGAGTTTGCGCGCCGGATGTTAGCCGCGAAGAGTATCCACCTGCCGCTCACATGA
- a CDS encoding 2-pyrone-4,6-dicarboxylate hydrolase, translating into MAKAGETIYEWDKQPRMPAPPPPAGSCDCQFHIYDDPSEFPPRPNRPYPPIESATFSEAQRMHKAIGFARGVIVHSAIYGSDHRLLLHELENLNDPDRYRGIGIVDDKVSDKELERLHAAGVRGARFNFVRFFAMEQRETEVRRSMARIHELGWHARLHVNGEDLLENSELLRSFKDIPMVIDHFGHVGFEGGMDRPVIRWVLDMLKQENWWMMISNGNRDSKFDAGWDDALPYGKAFIEAAPERTIWGSDWPHPQWTKRMMNDAEEVELLYRYVDGDAELLRKILVDNPARLHGFNQP; encoded by the coding sequence ATGGCCAAAGCTGGAGAGACAATCTACGAATGGGACAAGCAACCGCGCATGCCGGCTCCACCGCCGCCGGCGGGGAGCTGCGATTGTCAGTTTCACATCTACGACGATCCCTCCGAGTTTCCGCCGCGGCCGAACCGGCCTTATCCACCGATTGAAAGCGCGACGTTTAGCGAAGCGCAACGCATGCACAAAGCGATCGGCTTCGCGCGCGGCGTGATCGTCCATAGCGCGATCTACGGCAGCGATCATCGGCTCTTGCTGCACGAGCTGGAAAACTTGAACGATCCCGACCGCTATCGCGGCATCGGCATTGTCGACGATAAAGTTTCAGACAAGGAACTCGAAAGGTTGCACGCCGCCGGCGTGCGCGGCGCGCGCTTCAATTTCGTGCGCTTCTTCGCCATGGAGCAGCGTGAGACCGAAGTCCGCCGCTCCATGGCGCGCATTCACGAGCTCGGCTGGCACGCGCGGCTGCATGTCAACGGCGAAGACCTGCTGGAGAATTCCGAGCTGCTGCGCTCGTTCAAAGACATCCCGATGGTGATCGACCATTTCGGCCATGTCGGTTTTGAAGGTGGGATGGACCGGCCGGTGATCCGCTGGGTGCTCGATATGTTGAAGCAAGAAAACTGGTGGATGATGATTTCCAACGGCAACCGCGATTCAAAGTTCGACGCGGGCTGGGACGACGCGCTACCGTACGGCAAGGCATTTATCGAAGCCGCGCCCGAGCGCACCATCTGGGGCAGCGACTGGCCCCATCCGCAGTGGACCAAGCGCATGATGAACGATGCCGAAGAAGTAGAGTTGCTCTATCGCTATGTCGACGGCGATGCGGAGTTGCTGCGAAAAATATTAGTAGATAATCCGGCGCGGCTGCATGGATTCAACCAACCCTGA
- a CDS encoding amidohydrolase, protein MSQQVKIIDGDGHIFEDGDGIARHFPYTAAGGKLRSGVFPLNSHIQYSLTRTPPGAFATNAEGRFVNPGPEGWIEFLDKVGFDYTVLFPTAGQRIGRIVDRDYACGAARAYNDWLAETYLRRDKRFKGVALLPMHDADAALAELQHAHTDLGMSAVLFPATGVHLNLGAKPYWPVYAEAARLGIPVVVHGGGHWDLGMETMNVSTGANAIGHPMSLAIALSEMLLNNLFERFAGLRVAYLEGGPLWLLMAFERLSRSYEAGIPLNPRGELLHLPEGQSIADYIRGLIKAGRLVVGIEGGESDLPYAVKVAGEQAFMFSSDFPHEVNIHTVGKEIHELREREGMSEAAKQAVLRGNAARFYKLDAAVN, encoded by the coding sequence ATGTCTCAGCAAGTGAAAATTATCGATGGCGATGGCCATATTTTTGAAGACGGCGACGGCATCGCGCGACACTTCCCTTATACCGCAGCGGGCGGCAAGCTGCGCAGCGGCGTGTTTCCGCTCAACAGCCATATCCAATATTCTCTCACGCGCACACCGCCGGGCGCTTTCGCGACCAACGCCGAAGGACGCTTCGTCAACCCTGGGCCGGAAGGCTGGATCGAATTCTTAGATAAAGTCGGCTTCGACTACACGGTGCTCTTTCCCACCGCCGGCCAACGCATCGGCCGCATCGTCGACCGCGACTACGCCTGCGGCGCGGCGCGGGCGTACAACGACTGGTTGGCCGAAACTTATCTACGCCGCGATAAACGTTTCAAAGGCGTCGCGCTTTTGCCGATGCACGATGCCGATGCGGCGTTGGCGGAGTTGCAGCACGCGCATACAGACTTGGGCATGTCCGCGGTGCTATTTCCCGCCACTGGAGTGCATTTGAATCTCGGCGCGAAACCCTATTGGCCGGTGTACGCCGAAGCGGCGCGCTTGGGCATTCCCGTCGTCGTTCATGGCGGTGGTCATTGGGATTTGGGCATGGAAACCATGAACGTTTCCACCGGCGCCAACGCCATCGGCCATCCGATGTCGCTGGCCATCGCATTGTCGGAGATGCTGCTCAACAATTTATTCGAGCGCTTTGCCGGTCTACGCGTGGCTTATCTCGAAGGCGGCCCGCTGTGGTTGCTGATGGCATTCGAGCGGCTTTCGCGATCTTACGAAGCGGGCATTCCGCTCAATCCGCGCGGCGAGCTGCTGCATTTGCCGGAAGGGCAAAGCATTGCGGATTACATTCGTGGGCTGATCAAGGCGGGGCGCCTGGTAGTTGGCATCGAAGGCGGCGAGTCGGATTTGCCCTACGCGGTCAAAGTCGCCGGCGAACAAGCGTTCATGTTCTCGTCGGACTTTCCCCACGAAGTGAATATTCACACCGTCGGCAAAGAGATTCACGAACTGCGCGAGCGCGAAGGGATGAGCGAAGCCGCCAAACAGGCCGTGCTGCGCGGCAACGCGGCGCGGTTCTACAAGTTAGATGCGGCGGTGAACTGA